A stretch of Bombus huntii isolate Logan2020A chromosome 7, iyBomHunt1.1, whole genome shotgun sequence DNA encodes these proteins:
- the LOC126867713 gene encoding UHRF1-binding protein 1 isoform X5 has translation MVSLIKKQLLKHLSRFTKNLSADKINLSAFKGEGELTNLELDEIVLTDLLELPSWLRLTNAWCNKVSFRIQWTKLRSVPIFLSLDEVHIEVETCEDLRDLSSPQGLSSYTGPAKYSFIHKVIDGITVTVNTVSVTFKSPAFIASVQMNRIIVESKSATWQRCDLRTTRVKDPDRGQLLIFKELEWQTVRIEAQSTKDKNLTPLRLLTNQARCRITIKKRISDCFVMGSRLILILDDLLWVLTDSQLKAALHFIDSLGGLIEKATVLERKTKAARKLEVLPEYQAQISQQSRTKNQYNTAISKIFTRYDVVETSYHFLCQRIDLHLCDDAGNGRSSHPDLKDGGALQISLVRFQVDYYPYHLAMADRKHWAKYKENATPHSQWLQQSLSSFRSQFMDLIDSGRTQHSPLTRSQGNITVNNTKGLGDNSEKGNQSQNINITVDDKKKSQHPSGNPVKNYILEQLAKLMTTCIIIRIDDFTLYKVTTTSRNPVPKEFVMGDRDKFCLPEDVTIVHAEFTYYYYPGDITFPLPPPKFYVQLNPIQVNFDVCSCLWFNSFALNLYHSLMNKDKQSTYTSTNLMYFDVKIEAILPRAIFESQQDYPNQKDRPKSLHIQTSRASITNVRSAERSSRADLAQCVNAFQMGQMFFATDFPNRSNDFHILTDKFLAHCAGTDNIRYPPPNFSSNSVNELVRQLHRELLWTEAKDIWCCNLEPVWGDFLGARAVGQNRPVPFLDAFPLTLWCYMSMKSSEKDSSENKSTADIHGLAYISNLVSVQINHYQYLFLLRLSEVLSEMATYLNIDSNKILKVDCGSSLVIGALIPQVEVTFVMPSHTPGKENSGGDLESVMPDSSSIADDIPGSSIPWQSTERVESSSKKININNETITPQSDVSSMLSMDFIHSSIPQTVVTFKQNGTNKHENNMQIRNVAPDKRCITVEEEKSLPTLRYNADATNKHSKGDSSSNTPFIPNNFNVGLSSMKKGLSNLMTSIDSALKASPEDGSSDTVSIRSDVSSDSENYVLINLQDQEKLDTMFSVDNSIRITAVEEASEVVEETPDTQSEKSMDSVCKRKDIVSMATFKLSKVEFIQQSLGYASSIKVQISNIGNDECSSIPWDEFQTKFSARSRGWVELPSDSNCRSCIKLRLDHDLKCKSDSWKLSQASRAIRNKNMHLNQNQDNTAEEEVDTTIDVHNKQSVLDLFEDKLEVKVTNVSMALSMSSISGLTDLTEDEIIPRPIPLQIYLESISLRLNEDRPPNNITSPGPIPIDLNIAKLKIVRDANGVFHIEPVVNLLSRSNSLVTLTSSDTQIVENINHEMELNILRQSSKQLKLDNEQLRRRLNALEKISEENAKLIRIKEESTVIKSHLSAAQEDIQLLLKEKRALQETITELQNRIIGSGPGSATRASWSSKR, from the exons atggtGTCATTAATAAAAAAGCAACTATTGAAACATTTATCAAG gTTTACCAAGAACTTATCTgctgataaaataaatttaagtGCATTTAAAGGTGAAGGCGAACTGACAAACTTAGAACTTGATGAAATAGTTTTAACTGATTTGTTAGAATTGCCGTCATGGCTTAGATTAACAAATGCTTGGTGCAATAAAGTTTCATTTCGTATACAATGGACCAAATTAAGAAGTGTTCCTATTTTTTTG AGTTTAGACGAAGTTCATATAGAAGTAGAAACATGTGAAGATTTAAGAGATTTATCTTCTCCGCAAGGGCTTTCTTCATATACTGGTCCtgcaaaatattcttttatacaTAAAGTAATCGATGGTATAACAGTGACTGTTAATACTGTATCAGTTACATTCAAAAGTCCTGCATTCATTGCTTCAGTTCAG ATGAATCGCATTATTGTGGAATCGAAATCTGCAACATGGCAACGGTGTGATCTAAGGACTACTAGAGTGAAAGATCCTGATCGTGGACAGTTacttatttttaaagaattagAATGGCAGACAGTTAGAATAGAGGCACAAAGTACTAAAGATAAGAACCTTACGCCATTACGTTTACTTACGAATCAAGCAAGGTGTCGGAttactattaaaaaaagaatatcag aTTGTTTTGTTATGGGATCAAGACTGATTCTTATATTAGATGATCTCTTATGGGTTTTAACAGATTCACAGTTGAAAGCAGCACTTCATTTTATTGACTCTTTAGGTGGCTTGATAGAAAAAGCTACAGTATTAGAGCGTAAAACTAAAGCAGCTAGAAAATTAGAG GTATTGCCAGAGTATCAAGCACAAATATCTCAACAATCAAGAACAAAAAATCAATATAATACTGCTATCTCTAAAATTTTTACCAGATATGATGTTGTAGAAACTTCatatcattttctttgtcAAAGAATTGATTTACATTTATGTGATGATGCTGGTA ATGGTAGATCCTCCCATCCCGACTTAAAGGATGGTGGTGCACTGCAAATTTCATTAGTTAGATTTCAAGTTGATTATTATCCATATCACTTAGCAATGGCTGATAGAAAACATTGGGctaaatataaagaaaatgcTACACCTCACAGCCAATGGTTACAGCAATCCTTAAGTTCTTTTCGAAGTCAGTTTATGGATCTCATAGATTCTGGCAGAACACAGCATTCTCCTTTAACTAGGAGTCAAGGAAACATTACAG TTAATAACACAAAAGGTTTAGGAGACAATTCGGAAAAGGGTAATCAATCTCAAAATATAAACATAACTGTTGATGACAAAAAAAAGTCGCAACATCCTAGTGGTAATCCAgtgaaaaattacattttggAACAGCTGGCTAAATTAATGACGACATGCATTATAATAAGGATAGATGATTTTACCTTGTACAAAGTAACTACAACGTCTCGTAACCCtgtaccaaaagaatttgttaTGG GTGACAGAGACAAATTTTGTCTTCCAGAAGATGTTACAATTGTTCATGCTgaatttacatattattattatcctgGAGATATTACATTTCCAT TGCCACCACCAAAATTTTATGTACAACTGAATCCTATCCAAGTAAATTTTGATGTCTGTTCCTGCTTATGGTTTAATTCATTTGcattaaatttatatcattCTCTAATGAATAAGGATAAACAATCAACATATACTTCCACTAATTTAATGTATTTTGATGTGAAAATCGAAGCTATACTTCCAAGGGCAA TTTTTGAAAGCCAACAAGATTATCCTAATCAGAAGGATAGGCCAAAGTCTTTGCACATACAGACGTCGAGAGCGTCAATAACAAATGTTCGATCCGCAGAAAGATCTTCAAGAGCAGATTTAGCACAATGTGTAAATGCTTTTCAAATGGGACAGATGTTTTTTGCTACAGACTTTCCAAATAGATCGAATGATTTTCATATTCTTACAGATAAATTTTTGGCACATTGCGCAG gCACTGATAATATTCGATATCCACCACCTAATTTTAGCAGTAATTCTGTAAACGAATTAGTTCGTCAATTACACCGGGAGCTTTTATGGACTGAAGCTAAAGACATATGGTGTTGTAATTTGGAACCCGTTTGGGGAGATTTTCTTGGTGCTCGTGCGGTCGGACAAAACCGACCTGTGCCGTTCCTTGATGCATTTCCTTTAACTCTATGGTGTTACATGTCTATGAAATCGTCAGAGAAAGATTCATCAGAAAATAAATCTACTGCTGACATTCATGGTCTTGCATACATAAGCAATTTAGTTAGCGTCCAGATAAATCATTATCAATATTTGTTTTTGTTAAGGTTATCGGAAGTTTTATCGGAAATGGCAACGTATCTAAATATtgattctaataaaatattaaaggtTGATTGTGGTAGTTCACTTGTTATTGGTGCATTGATACCACAAGTAGAAGTAACATTTGTCATGCCGTCGCATACCCCTGGTAAAGAAAATTCTGGAGGTGATTTGGAATCCGTTATGCCAGATTCATCTAGCATAGCAGATGACATTCCAGGTTCGTCTATTCCATGGCAAAGTACAGAACGAGTTGAGAGCAGTAGTAAAaagattaatataaataatgaaacaATAACGCCACAAAGTGACGTATCATCAATGTTGTCAATGGATTTTATACATTCTAGTATACCTCAAACTGTTGTGACTTTTAAACAAAATGGTACCAATAAACACGAAAATAATATGCAGATAAGAAATGTAGCACCTGATAAAAGGTGCATTACTGTAGAAGAAGAGAAATCATTGCCTACTTTAAGATATAATGCTGATGCTACAAATAAGCATAGTAAAGGAGATTCGTCTTCAAATACACCATTCATTCCTAATAATTTCAACGTTGGTCTCTCTTCTATGAAAAAAGGATTAAGTAATTTGATGACATCAATTGATTCAGCTTTGAAGGCTTCTCCAGAAGATGGTAGCAGTGATACTGTATCTATAAGAAGTGATGTTAGTTCTGACAGTGAGAACTACGTTTTAATTAATCTTCAagatcaagaaaaattagatACAATGTTTTCTGTTGATAATTCAATTAGAATAACAGCAGTAGAAGAAGCTAGTGAAGTAGTTGAAGAAACTCCTGATACTCAGAGTGAAAAATCTATGGATAGTGTGTGTAAACGAAAGGATATT GTATCTATGGCAACATTTAAATTATCTAAAGTTGAATTTATTCAACAATCTCTTGGATATGCATCATCAATTaaagttcaaatttcaaatattggTAATGATGAATGTTCATCTATCCCATGGGATGAATTTCAG ACAAAATTCAGTGCACGATCACGAGGTTGGGTCGAATTACCTTCAGATTCTAACTGTAGATCATGTATTAAACTACGTTTGGATCATGATTTAAAATGCAAGTCAGATTCTTGGAAATTGTCTCAAGCAAGTCGAGCTATAAGGAATAAAAATATGCACTTAAATCAGAATCAAGATAATACAGCTGAGGAAGAGGTAGATACTACTATAGATGTACATAACAAACAAAGTGTTTTGGATTTGTTTGAAGATAAATTAGAAGTTAAAGTTACTAATGTATCTATGGCCTTGTCTATGAGTTCAATAAGTGGTCTTACAGACTTAACTGAAGATGAAATTATACCTAGGCCGATACCATTGCAG atatatcTGGAGAGTATATCATTGCGTTTAAATGAAGATCGTCCACCGAATAATATAACTTCGCCAGGACCAATTCCTATAGATCTGAATATTGCAAAGCTTAAGATAGTACGAGATGCAAATGGAGTTTTTCATATCGAACCAGTTG TAAATTTGTTGAGCAGGAGTAATTCCCTTGTAACACTCACAAGCAGTGATACTCAAATAGTTGAGAATATAAATCATGAAATGGaactaaatattttaagacAGTCCAGTAAACAGTTGAAATTGGATAATGAACAGCTTCGACGTCGTCTCAATGCTTTGGAGAAAATATCAGAAGAAAATGCGAAATTAATACGTATAAAAGAAGAATCTACTGTAATCAAATCTCATTTAAGTGCAGCACAAGAAGACATACAGCTGCTTctgaaagagaaaagagcCTTGCAAGAAACAATAACAGAACTTCAAAATCGAATAATTGGAAGTGGCCCAGGCAGTGCTACTCGTGCATCTTGGTCATCAAAGAGATAG
- the LOC126867713 gene encoding UHRF1-binding protein 1 isoform X4, giving the protein MVSLIKKQLLKHLSRFTKNLSADKINLSAFKGEGELTNLELDEIVLTDLLELPSWLRLTNAWCNKVSFRIQWTKLRSVPIFLSLDEVHIEVETCEDLRDLSSPQGLSSYTGPAKYSFIHKVIDGITVTVNTVSVTFKSPAFIASVQMNRIIVESKSATWQRCDLRTTRVKDPDRGQLLIFKELEWQTVRIEAQSTKDKNLTPLRLLTNQARCRITIKKRISDCFVMGSRLILILDDLLWVLTDSQLKAALHFIDSLGGLIEKATVLERKTKAARKLEVLPEYQAQISQQSRTKNQYNTAISKIFTRYDVVETSYHFLCQRIDLHLCDDAGNGRSSHPDLKDGGALQISLVRFQVDYYPYHLAMADRKHWAKYKENATPHSQWLQQSLSSFRSQFMDLIDSGRTQHSPLTRSQGNITVNNTKGLGDNSEKGNQSQNINITVDDKKKSQHPSGNPVKNYILEQLAKLMTTCIIIRIDDFTLYKVTTTSRNPVPKEFVMGDRDKFCLPEDVTIVHAEFTYYYYPGDITFPLPPPKFYVQLNPIQVNFDVCSCLWFNSFALNLYHSLMNKDKQSTYTSTNLMYFDVKIEAILPRVVFESQQDYPNQKDRPKSLHIQTSRASITNVRSAERSSRADLAQCVNAFQMGQMFFATDFPNRSNDFHILTDKFLAHCAGTDNIRYPPPNFSSNSVNELVRQLHRELLWTEAKDIWCCNLEPVWGDFLGARAVGQNRPVPFLDAFPLTLWCYMSMKSSEKDSSENKSTADIHGLAYISNLVSVQINHYQYLFLLRLSEVLSEMATYLNIDSNKILKVDCGSSLVIGALIPQVEVTFVMPSHTPGKENSGGDLESVMPDSSSIADDIPGSSIPWQSTERVESSSKKININNETITPQSDVSSMLSMDFIHSSIPQTVVTFKQNGTNKHENNMQIRNVAPDKRCITVEEEKSLPTLRYNADATNKHSKGDSSSNTPFIPNNFNVGLSSMKKGLSNLMTSIDSALKASPEDGSSDTVSIRSDVSSDSENYVLINLQDQEKLDTMFSVDNSIRITAVEEASEVVEETPDTQSEKSMDSVCKRKDIVSMATFKLSKVEFIQQSLGYASSIKVQISNIGNDECSSIPWDEFQVKRKTKFSARSRGWVELPSDSNCRSCIKLRLDHDLKCKSDSWKLSQASRAIRNKNMHLNQNQDNTAEEEVDTTIDVHNKQSVLDLFEDKLEVKVTNVSMALSMSSISGLTDLTEDEIIPRPIPLQIYLESISLRLNEDRPPNNITSPGPIPIDLNIAKLKIVRDANGVFHIEPVVNLLSRSNSLVTLTSSDTQIVENINHEMELNILRQSSKQLKLDNEQLRRRLNALEKISEENAKLIRIKEESTVIKSHLSAAQEDIQLLLKEKRALQETITELQNRIIGSGPGSATRASWSSKR; this is encoded by the exons atggtGTCATTAATAAAAAAGCAACTATTGAAACATTTATCAAG gTTTACCAAGAACTTATCTgctgataaaataaatttaagtGCATTTAAAGGTGAAGGCGAACTGACAAACTTAGAACTTGATGAAATAGTTTTAACTGATTTGTTAGAATTGCCGTCATGGCTTAGATTAACAAATGCTTGGTGCAATAAAGTTTCATTTCGTATACAATGGACCAAATTAAGAAGTGTTCCTATTTTTTTG AGTTTAGACGAAGTTCATATAGAAGTAGAAACATGTGAAGATTTAAGAGATTTATCTTCTCCGCAAGGGCTTTCTTCATATACTGGTCCtgcaaaatattcttttatacaTAAAGTAATCGATGGTATAACAGTGACTGTTAATACTGTATCAGTTACATTCAAAAGTCCTGCATTCATTGCTTCAGTTCAG ATGAATCGCATTATTGTGGAATCGAAATCTGCAACATGGCAACGGTGTGATCTAAGGACTACTAGAGTGAAAGATCCTGATCGTGGACAGTTacttatttttaaagaattagAATGGCAGACAGTTAGAATAGAGGCACAAAGTACTAAAGATAAGAACCTTACGCCATTACGTTTACTTACGAATCAAGCAAGGTGTCGGAttactattaaaaaaagaatatcag aTTGTTTTGTTATGGGATCAAGACTGATTCTTATATTAGATGATCTCTTATGGGTTTTAACAGATTCACAGTTGAAAGCAGCACTTCATTTTATTGACTCTTTAGGTGGCTTGATAGAAAAAGCTACAGTATTAGAGCGTAAAACTAAAGCAGCTAGAAAATTAGAG GTATTGCCAGAGTATCAAGCACAAATATCTCAACAATCAAGAACAAAAAATCAATATAATACTGCTATCTCTAAAATTTTTACCAGATATGATGTTGTAGAAACTTCatatcattttctttgtcAAAGAATTGATTTACATTTATGTGATGATGCTGGTA ATGGTAGATCCTCCCATCCCGACTTAAAGGATGGTGGTGCACTGCAAATTTCATTAGTTAGATTTCAAGTTGATTATTATCCATATCACTTAGCAATGGCTGATAGAAAACATTGGGctaaatataaagaaaatgcTACACCTCACAGCCAATGGTTACAGCAATCCTTAAGTTCTTTTCGAAGTCAGTTTATGGATCTCATAGATTCTGGCAGAACACAGCATTCTCCTTTAACTAGGAGTCAAGGAAACATTACAG TTAATAACACAAAAGGTTTAGGAGACAATTCGGAAAAGGGTAATCAATCTCAAAATATAAACATAACTGTTGATGACAAAAAAAAGTCGCAACATCCTAGTGGTAATCCAgtgaaaaattacattttggAACAGCTGGCTAAATTAATGACGACATGCATTATAATAAGGATAGATGATTTTACCTTGTACAAAGTAACTACAACGTCTCGTAACCCtgtaccaaaagaatttgttaTGG GTGACAGAGACAAATTTTGTCTTCCAGAAGATGTTACAATTGTTCATGCTgaatttacatattattattatcctgGAGATATTACATTTCCAT TGCCACCACCAAAATTTTATGTACAACTGAATCCTATCCAAGTAAATTTTGATGTCTGTTCCTGCTTATGGTTTAATTCATTTGcattaaatttatatcattCTCTAATGAATAAGGATAAACAATCAACATATACTTCCACTAATTTAATGTATTTTGATGTGAAAATCGAAGCTATACTTCCAAGG GTAGTTTTTGAAAGCCAACAAGATTATCCTAATCAGAAGGATAGGCCAAAGTCTTTGCACATACAGACGTCGAGAGCGTCAATAACAAATGTTCGATCCGCAGAAAGATCTTCAAGAGCAGATTTAGCACAATGTGTAAATGCTTTTCAAATGGGACAGATGTTTTTTGCTACAGACTTTCCAAATAGATCGAATGATTTTCATATTCTTACAGATAAATTTTTGGCACATTGCGCAG gCACTGATAATATTCGATATCCACCACCTAATTTTAGCAGTAATTCTGTAAACGAATTAGTTCGTCAATTACACCGGGAGCTTTTATGGACTGAAGCTAAAGACATATGGTGTTGTAATTTGGAACCCGTTTGGGGAGATTTTCTTGGTGCTCGTGCGGTCGGACAAAACCGACCTGTGCCGTTCCTTGATGCATTTCCTTTAACTCTATGGTGTTACATGTCTATGAAATCGTCAGAGAAAGATTCATCAGAAAATAAATCTACTGCTGACATTCATGGTCTTGCATACATAAGCAATTTAGTTAGCGTCCAGATAAATCATTATCAATATTTGTTTTTGTTAAGGTTATCGGAAGTTTTATCGGAAATGGCAACGTATCTAAATATtgattctaataaaatattaaaggtTGATTGTGGTAGTTCACTTGTTATTGGTGCATTGATACCACAAGTAGAAGTAACATTTGTCATGCCGTCGCATACCCCTGGTAAAGAAAATTCTGGAGGTGATTTGGAATCCGTTATGCCAGATTCATCTAGCATAGCAGATGACATTCCAGGTTCGTCTATTCCATGGCAAAGTACAGAACGAGTTGAGAGCAGTAGTAAAaagattaatataaataatgaaacaATAACGCCACAAAGTGACGTATCATCAATGTTGTCAATGGATTTTATACATTCTAGTATACCTCAAACTGTTGTGACTTTTAAACAAAATGGTACCAATAAACACGAAAATAATATGCAGATAAGAAATGTAGCACCTGATAAAAGGTGCATTACTGTAGAAGAAGAGAAATCATTGCCTACTTTAAGATATAATGCTGATGCTACAAATAAGCATAGTAAAGGAGATTCGTCTTCAAATACACCATTCATTCCTAATAATTTCAACGTTGGTCTCTCTTCTATGAAAAAAGGATTAAGTAATTTGATGACATCAATTGATTCAGCTTTGAAGGCTTCTCCAGAAGATGGTAGCAGTGATACTGTATCTATAAGAAGTGATGTTAGTTCTGACAGTGAGAACTACGTTTTAATTAATCTTCAagatcaagaaaaattagatACAATGTTTTCTGTTGATAATTCAATTAGAATAACAGCAGTAGAAGAAGCTAGTGAAGTAGTTGAAGAAACTCCTGATACTCAGAGTGAAAAATCTATGGATAGTGTGTGTAAACGAAAGGATATT GTATCTATGGCAACATTTAAATTATCTAAAGTTGAATTTATTCAACAATCTCTTGGATATGCATCATCAATTaaagttcaaatttcaaatattggTAATGATGAATGTTCATCTATCCCATGGGATGAATTTCAG GTCAAGAGAAAG ACAAAATTCAGTGCACGATCACGAGGTTGGGTCGAATTACCTTCAGATTCTAACTGTAGATCATGTATTAAACTACGTTTGGATCATGATTTAAAATGCAAGTCAGATTCTTGGAAATTGTCTCAAGCAAGTCGAGCTATAAGGAATAAAAATATGCACTTAAATCAGAATCAAGATAATACAGCTGAGGAAGAGGTAGATACTACTATAGATGTACATAACAAACAAAGTGTTTTGGATTTGTTTGAAGATAAATTAGAAGTTAAAGTTACTAATGTATCTATGGCCTTGTCTATGAGTTCAATAAGTGGTCTTACAGACTTAACTGAAGATGAAATTATACCTAGGCCGATACCATTGCAG atatatcTGGAGAGTATATCATTGCGTTTAAATGAAGATCGTCCACCGAATAATATAACTTCGCCAGGACCAATTCCTATAGATCTGAATATTGCAAAGCTTAAGATAGTACGAGATGCAAATGGAGTTTTTCATATCGAACCAGTTG TAAATTTGTTGAGCAGGAGTAATTCCCTTGTAACACTCACAAGCAGTGATACTCAAATAGTTGAGAATATAAATCATGAAATGGaactaaatattttaagacAGTCCAGTAAACAGTTGAAATTGGATAATGAACAGCTTCGACGTCGTCTCAATGCTTTGGAGAAAATATCAGAAGAAAATGCGAAATTAATACGTATAAAAGAAGAATCTACTGTAATCAAATCTCATTTAAGTGCAGCACAAGAAGACATACAGCTGCTTctgaaagagaaaagagcCTTGCAAGAAACAATAACAGAACTTCAAAATCGAATAATTGGAAGTGGCCCAGGCAGTGCTACTCGTGCATCTTGGTCATCAAAGAGATAG